GTTCAAGCAGCACGCGCAATGGGCGGAAACCCGCTTTATATCATCCTCCGCCACGTTTTGCCGCAAACGGCTAGTTATGTAATTATCTCTGCTACTCTTGCAATTCCCAGCTTTATTGGCTCAGAGGCGATACTGAGTCTCATCGGTTTGGGAATACAACAACCAGATCCCTCTTGGGGCAATATGCTTTCTTTGGCTAGCAATGCTTCAATTTTGGTACTGCAACCTTGGTTGATTTGGCCACCGGCTGTACTGATTATCCTCACAGTGTTAGCATTCAACTTACTGGGTGATGGGCTAAGAGATGCACTTGACCCCCGGAGTTTAAGAAGATAGCCCTGAGAATAGCAAATGCGTAAGTGTAGCCCGTCGTAGACATCTTAAATTACATATCAATGTATTGGAAATGGGGCTTTAGACTATTAATTGGATTTTTCGGTCTGTGGCTACTCTTGGATATGGGTTCCCACTTGGGTGCAGATATTTTTTGGTTTCAGGAAGTCGGCTATCTCCAAGTATTTCTGATGAGAGTGGTGACTTGTGGTGTTTTGTGGGTACTCGTGGCTGGGATAACTGCTACCTATCTACTGCTAAACCTTGCTTTAGCAAAACGACTAAAATATCCCCCTTCTTTAAAGATTGAGTCAGCAAAACTAGGTAGTGAATTAACAAGTTTTCTCAGTCCTAATTATCCGGGATGTAATGAAACCCCGATACTTGCACCGCAAGGCTTTCAACCATTAAAATTACGCTGGTTATTACCGCTAACTCTCGTACTGAGCTTGTTAATCGGGTTGATGATGGCTCACTATGGGCAAATTGCTCTTTTCTACTGGCATTCTCCAGTTAATTTAACGATTCCCGCGCTATTTAGACCAGAGACAATCTGGCAACTGTTGAAGCAGATTGTCTCTCAAGTCTGGTATCTCGGTTTCATTGCGGGAGTAGCGATCGCAATTCTAATTTACCCCGAATTTTTCCTAAGTGCGATCGCAGTTTTGTTCAGTCTCATTTTTGCGTTTATCATATCCCAAAACTGGCCAAAGGTGCTGCAATATTTTCACCCGACTCTTTTCAACAGCACCGAGCCTTTATTTGGTGAAGATATCAGCTTTTACATATTTTCCTTACCCCTTTGGGAACTGTTAGAACTCTGGCTGATGGGATTATGTTTGTATGGCTTCGTCGCTGTTACTCTCACTTATCTAATGTCAGCAGACAGTTTGAGTCAGGGGATTTTTCCTGGTTTTTCACCCCAGCAGCAACGCCATTTATTCGGTATGGGTGGCTTGTTGATGTTGGTAGTGGCTTTGAGTTATTGGCAAAGTCGCTATGAATTGGTGTATTCTAGCCGTGGTGTCAGTTATGGTGCTAGCTATACAGATGTGACAGCCCAGTTGCCAGCTTACACTGTGTTGTGCGTTATGGCAGTAGCGATCGCCTTTTACCTACTTGGACGAACGCTTTTTTGGAAACCCAAATCTCAGTATCGTCCCTTGGTTTTTTACGGGTTGGCGGTTTATCTAGTAATGGTTGCAGCCACTGATATTGTTCTACCTACAGTAGTGCAATATTTAATTGTCCAACCTAATGAGTTGCAGCGAGAGCAACCCTATATTCAGCGGACTATCGCCTTGACTCGTCAAGCATTTGATTTAGAAGCCATCGATACTAGAACCTTTAACCCCAAAGGGACATTAACTGAAGCTGATATTCAAAAGAATGACTTGACAATTCGCAATATTCGCCTGTGGGATCAGCGACCACTATTAGAAACTAATCGTCAGTTGCAACAAATTCGCCCCTACTATCGGTTTCCCGATGCCGATATTGACCGCTACATTCTCAAAACAGATTTAACTTCACCTCGACCAACTGCTTCCCAAAAGCCACTAGAACCGATTGAAAAAGAGGCAGGGGAGCAGGGAGCGGGGAGCAAGGGGGATGGAACAGAAAGGGATTCAACCTCATCTGTTGCGTTAGCTTCCCGAAGGGTACGAGAACTACTTAACAGAAGTAGGGGACTCAGACCCATGTTCCGCTCCGCTACACGGCAGGAGTCAGGGGTCATTCCCCCCCGCTCCCTGCCCCCAGCAAAGAGCCTCTTCGTTGAACCAACAGAACGGCGACAGGTACTCATCGCTGCACGAGAATTAGACTACAGTGCTGTACCACAGGAAGCTCAAACATGGATTAACCGCCATTTAATTTATACCCACGGCTTCGGATTTACTGTTAGCCCAGTTAATACAGTTGGGGCGGGTGGGCTACCAGAATATTTTGTTAAAGATATTAGCGGTGATAGTAGCGCCCTCACAACTGCCAGTAAAGCCATTCGTGACAGTATTCCCATTGGGCAACCCCGGATTTATTACGGTGAAATTACTAATAGTTACGTAATGACTGGCACAAAAGTGAGAGAACTAGATTACCCCAGTGGTAGTGATAATGTTTATAACTCTTACGATGGTCTGGGTGGCATTGAAATCGGTTCAGCATGGCGAAGGTGGTTATTTGCCATGTATTTGAAAGATTGGCAGATGGTGCTGACGCGGGACTTTTTGCCAGATACAAAGGTGCTATTACGGCGAAATGTTAAACAAAGAATTCAAGCGATCGCACCCTTCCTTAAATTTGACAGCGATCCCTATTTGGTAGCTGCTGCTGCTAATCAAGATTCCCCCAGTCATCCCAGTTATCTTTACTGGATTGTTGATGCCTACACAACGAGCGATCGCTATCCTTACTCAGACACTGGTAGCGATGGGATTAACTACATTCGCAATTCTATCAAAGTAGTGATTGATGCGTATCACGGCACTGTGAAATTCTATATTGCCGATCAGAACGATCCGATCATTGCTACTTGGTCGGCGATATTTCCCCAAATGTTCAAACCGCTCAGTTCAATGCCAGTAAATCTCCGCAGTCATACGCGGTATCCAGTGGACTTTTTCAAACTTCAATCTGAGCGATTGATGATTTACCACATGACCGACCCCCAGGTATTTTACAACCGGGAAGACCAATGGCAGATTCCTAACGAAATCTATGGCAGTGAACCCCGTCCGGTAGAGCCATACTATTTGATTACAAGTCTACCGACTGTAACTTTTGTTGACGCAGCTTCTCGGAAAGAAGAATTTATCCTACTTCTGCCCTATACTCCCAAACAACGGACTAATTTAATCGCTTGGTTAGCGGCGCGATCGGATGGCAAGAACTACGGTAGACTATTCTTATATGTCTTTCCTAAAGAACGCCTGGTTTACGGCCCAGAGCAAATTGAGGCGCGAATTAACCAAGACCCAGTAATTTCTCAGCAAATCTCCCTGTGGAATCGTCAGGGGTCAAGAGCCATTCAAGGCAATCTACTAGTAATTCCTATTGAGCAATCGCTGCTCTATGTCGAGCCAATCTATCTAGAAGCCACACAAAATAGCTTACCAACTTTGGTGCGGGTAGTCGTAGCTTACGAAAACAGAATTGTCATGGCACAAACCTTAGAACAAGCATTGCAGGGAATTTTTAAACCCGAAGTTACACCAGCCCCTCCGATTATCCGTCCCTTTGAAGAGGCAGCCCCGCGAGGTTAAGGGATTCTAAAACCCATAATAGGCGACAATAAACCATCGCTATTAACAAAATTTATTGCAACAGCCATAGTTTAATGCTTCAACATATTATGTAATGGACACTAAAAGTTAATGGACATGGTACAAAGTAACCAACTAGAGATTCGCCACATTAGTCCTGAAGTGAGGCAGTTGATTAAAATGTACGCCGATGTTAATAACTGTACGCAGTCTGAGATGTTGGAACGCATGATTTTGGAGTGGGATGCCCAACAAAGCGAGAGCGAACGACCGCCAGGAGACGAAGATGAATAGCTTTCTACTAGGAGTACTGCAAGAAAGAAAATGCCCAATTGTCGTTGCGAGCGAAGCGAAGCAATCCCAAGGGCTGCGATTGCTTCGCTTCGCTCGCAACGACAGGTTTTAGATCATTTATTTTTTGGAACACTCTAGAATAATTCGTAATAGAGCGTGCCGGAGGCTCTATTACGAATTATTTAGCTGTCTAGTTCAAGAAAAATTTTCTAGATATTGGATCTTGTTTGAGGGATTGAATAAAATCTCTCAACGTCATCATGCTACCCGTTAAGGTGAACTTAGGAGTACCATTTTGAGCGACAATTCTCACTTCACCATCTTGGATCTGAATCTTATTTTTAATGGTATCCCATAGAGTATCAAAGCTCTCATCGTCCTTACAACCATTGGCTTCAAGATATCTTTGGTATACTTCTGTTTTGAGTGCAAGTGCTTCTGCTGCTTGAGTCCGCGCTTCAAAGTGATTAACTACATCTTCGTAAGCACTCTTTCTCAGAATTTTATTTTCAGCCTGAACTTGCTCTAACTGACTTTTGACGGCTTGCAGTTGGGATGCTAAAGCAGCTGATTTATGGTATTCAAGTTTTAAGGCTTGCTTTGCATTGGCTAACAAGGTTTTATAATCTAGCTGATCTTGATCTTTTTCGGATTGCATTTTTATTTTATCGATCAACAGACTTCTGGTAATAAACTCCCGTCAGTTATATAACAAAAACTGGCGAGAGTTAATCGAGAGTTAATTAAATATCTTCTGTGTTATACCAGTTCTTTATGAAGATGCACATAATGAGTCCCCCCAACACATCGGGGGGACGGCGTAGCCGGGAGGTAAATATATGCAGCTTCACAAAGAAACGGTATTATCTGAGTATTAGTTATTTCACCAATAATGGTGATTCCGAGTGAGGATTATCCTGGATGCTACTCAGACAAACGCTAATGTGTGAGCGGATAGCTCGCTCATAAACTCCAGTTTGTTGAGTGCGTACTCCTACAGCTTGATATATTAAATTAATTTCGGGAAATTCAGACCAGTACATCAAAAAAATGTCTTTAGCTGGAGTAATAATTTCATAATTATTCTCTTGTCTTTTCTTTCTGAGCTTACAATTATTCAGTTGTAATTTCTGTCTGAATAGTTTTTCAAATTCTAGAATTAAATCTGAAGTAGTTTTCATGGTTTATACACGTTAAAACGTGTTAATTATGCAAAGACTATCTTGTGTATTACTCAGTATGACACTTCAGATACCTCTTACTATATAGTGTATCAGTTATTGGGTATTTGAAAGTCAGATGCTTATTTTTCTCTTCTCACGAATCAAAGAGAGGGCTAATTCCTATTCTACTGGGAACTGGGGATAGGAGACGTTGTGCGTACCAATATCCCCATTCGTTTAGCATTAGGAAAATATCGTTGTGGGCGGTGGCGAAGTTTTTTTCTATCACAGAGCTTTTATTGCGATTAGATGCTTTTTAGCTTATTTGCAAACAATACTAATTAAGCAGTCAGGGGGTTTGAGAGCAACTAAATTTATTTATGAGAAAGTTGTAAATTATTGTTCTTGCTCTGGTTTTTGTGTATCCTCTGGTTTATCAGGTTGTTTTTCATCAACTTTTTCGGTATTACCTGCCTTTACCCAACCTTCTTGTTCGCTACCTTCCAACCGGATCTTTTGCCAAGCTTTATCGTCACTTTCTTGCAAAATAATAATTTTTTGATTAAAACTAACTCCACCAACACGTTCAGCTTCTTGATTTGGTTGCGATCGCAAACTCAAGCCTTCACGCCAACTAACACGTCCCCGAGAAGCTCCCGGTGGTAATGGTTTTGCTGATGGGGTAGCCTTTGCTGATGCTGTGGGAGTGGGAGTAGGGGTTGGGCTGGAAGACGATTTAATAGGTGTCCCAGAGGTAAGAGTGGGTTTACCTCCTCCAAGCTCAGTTCCTTTTGGCGCTTGGGCTTTTACTGAGGGGCTATCGTTGGAAAAAACGGGTTTTGCAGGGGGTATACCGGTGCGATTCATGAAATAGAGTGCGACTGCAACGCCACCACCTACTAATACAGCGATCGCTAAGAAAAACCCAAGTATAAATTTTGTTAAGCCAGACAACATAGTTAAAACCTGATCGCCAGTGGTCAATAGTTAATAGTCAATAATAATTCATGAATTATTATTGACTAGCAATTATTAACTAACCAATTATTGTAACTGCCGTTGAATCCGTTTAAGTATTACGCCGGAGGCGATCGCTTAAAGGATTGTGTTTCGATGCTAAACGCGCTCTCCCCGCAGCCGCCCATTCTTGGAGTTGCTGAATTTGCTCTACGGCAGTTCGCGCCAAAGGTATAATCTGACTGGCTGCTTCTAAAATGTCATCGGTAGCAAAGTCACGGTTTTGGCTAAATCCAATATGCATCGCTTCAATTAAAGTTTGCTCAATCTCCGCCCCAGAAAAATCTGGTGTTTCATAAGCTAACCTCTCGATGTCATAACTTTTCAAGTTGTGGGGGCGCAATCGGGATAAATGCACATCATAAATTGCTTTTCTCTCTTCTTGGGTGGGCAATCCCACAAAGAAAATTTCATCAAATCGCCCTTTGCGGAGCATTTCTGGCGGTAAGGCTTGGATGTCGTTAGCGGTGGCGACGACAAAAACGGGTGAGCTTTTTTCGGCTAGCCAGTTAATAAAAGTACCAAACACCCGGCTGGCTGTTCCGGCATCACCTTTGCTACCAACTCCGGCAAAGGCTTTATCTATTTCATCAATCCACAATATACAGGGAGCGAGGGCTTCAGCTACTTGGATCATTTGCCGAGTGCGAGATTCTGATTCACCCACCAAACCACCAAATAATCTGCCCACATCCAGACGTAGCAAGGGTAAATGCCAGTGATGAGCGATCGCTTTTGCGGTTAACGATTTACCAGTTCCCTGAATACCCACCAACATTAAACCACGGGGGTGCGGTAATCCGTACTGCCGCGCCTTATCAGTAAATGAGCCTCCCCGACGGATCAGCCAGTCTTTCAAGTTATCCAATCCGCCGATATCAGAAATTTGCTCAGTGGCGGGATAGAAGTCCAAGATTTGGGTTTGGCGGATAGTTTGGCGCTTTTCTTCCAAAACCAGATCCACGTCTTCTGGTTGCAATTCTCCGTGAGTAGCGATCGCTTTTGCTAAAACCCGGCGAATCCGTTCCATCGAAAGCCCTTGACAAGAGCGTACTAAGTCATCTAAAACTTTGCCAGAAAGTGAGTTACCAGTACTTTGTAGTAAGCGTTCTACCTCAGTTTTAATTTCTGGAGCGGCTGGTAAGGGAAACTCGACGACTGTCAAAACTTCGGTTAAATCGTCAGGAATGGCGATGCGTGGCGATAGTAGGACAATATTTTTTGGTTGCGACTTGAGGAGTCGGGAGAGATTGCGGAGTTTGCGGGCGATCGCTACATCATCTAAAAAGCGATGATAATCTCGGAGAATCAATACAGCTGGCGCAGAAGCTGGTAATTTTTCGATAAATTCTAAAGCTTGTAGGGGGTTACGTCGCCCAAAGCCAACATCATTAGGGTTTCCCTGGTAGCCATCGACAAAATCCCAAGTATATACTGGGCGATTACCCTGGTTGGTTGCTTCTTCCCGGATCGCTGCTTCTACCCGTTCTTCCTCATAAGTGGGAATATAAATTAAGGGGTAGCGGGCGCGTAGCAGCAGTTTAAACTCTTCACGGAAGTTCATATTTGGCTGTGGTTATTTGTTCTTCTCTCATTGTTCAGCAAAATATTAGGCGAATAGAATTCACTGCTACACAAACAAAGTCCGCCTCCGTAGACTAACGAAAAATCAAGATTTTTATAATACACTTAGACGTAAACATTTCTGAACTACCTTTTTCGTTCATATCTCGGCTCAATGCCTATTTGCATCAGGTATTTGAGTTTTGATTAAGGCATAATTATGGAGAAAGTGAATCTAGTATCGCTGTCTATGAATCTTCAAAGAGTCACAAGTTTGAATAGGCTGTCTCTTCATGTTCTGGTTGAACAGGCATCCGAGGGGCATTTTATCGCGTCAGTGCCAGAGTTGCCTGATTGTGTAGCCGAAGCTGAAACCCGTTCAGATGCGATCGCGGCCGTACAAGAGCAAGTTAGAGTGAGACTGGCAAATATTGAGGTACTGATGCTAGAAGTTGCCAATAATCCTTGGACAGATTTTATTGGGATGTTTGAAGGAGATGATGAGTTTGCAACTCTTGCTCAGGAACTCCGTACTGAGCGCGAATTAGATATAAATAGTACTGTATGAGCCTTTGGGTGTTAGATACAGATCATGTGTCACTTCTATTAGAGCGACATCCATTCGTTAGCCGTCGGGTGTCAGAGGTGGGAGCAGAGGTAGCGATTTCTATTGTGACGGTTCAGGAATTGTTTAATGGTTGGGTGGTGAGAATTAATAGTGCGCGAAAAGTTGAAGATGTTGTGCGACTGTATGGAAAGTTGAGCCGGACAGTTGCTCTATTTGGACGGGTGAGGGTGTTGGATTTTGATGATTTTGCAGGTGAAACGTTTGTGCGATTGCGATTAGAAAATCCCACGTTATCGAAACAGCGATTACAGAAGGATATGCGAATCGCGGCAATTGCCTTGGCTCTTGATGCAGTTGTAGTGACGCGAAACTATCGAGATTTTTCTCAAGTGCCTTCTTTAAAGATTGAGGATTGGTCACGACAGGATGGATGATCATTGTTGACACAGCACCAAAGGGCATAGCCACCGTGGTGAGTGAATAAAATCTCATCTATATAGATAGCAATCGCTAGGAAAATACACCAAATGCCCAAAAAGTTATGGCTATTAACAGTTTGTGCTTTTATGTGCGTGTCCCAGCACGAGTTTTAGGATGCCTGCGTGGTGGTGAAATTACTGTTATCCTCTTTCCTGGGCATGGGTTAGTGCTAACAGAACCAATCCAAACCTATCTCATTCCTGAAAACTTGAGAATGCCCAATAGTGAGTTTGATGTGTTGTTCAAACATCCTGGTCGAGAGATGATCCGAGTCTTGCGTCACGACGAATTTTGTCCAGAAATCGATGCAAGCAATGAGTGAAGTTCAACTTATCTCAAACATTGGAGAATCGACATCTAAAAGCCAATTCTCATCAAGAAATTCTAGATTTTCATCATAAACAAGAACTAGCTCACCAATCTTTTGAGTATGATTATTTTGCGCTTGTGTGGCATCAACACCATCAGCTATAAGTGAAAACTTTAGTTGTAAAAAACGTTCTTGGTGAGTAACACCAATAGAACTGCTAACTAATTCGGCATCTAAGATACGAGGCAACGTAATTGTTTCATAATATTCATCTTGTTCATCCCAGTAACCGCACACTTTATAATCACCTTGGTTAAGATGCTCTTGAACAAGAATATTGACATCTAAATTTTCTAATATTTCAGTTAAATCTTGCCAGACTTGATGATTTTTTAATTCCAGTCTTGTCATATTCTATGGGTTTAATGTTCTGTTACCAAACCTGGGAAGGTTTTAGATTTAGTAAGGTAGGATGTATATACTCAAGTAAGGAATCCTTACATTTGATAGCAAAGACTAGGAGGCAAGTCATGCTCGCCAAGTTAACTTCTAAAAATCAACTAACGCTGCCTAAAAGTATTACTCGTGAAATCGGTGAGGCTGAGTATTTTGAGGTAAAGGTGGAGGGGGGCAAATTATTCTGACTCCTGTAAAAATTCATCGGGCTGATGCGGTTCGATCTAAGCTGGCGGATTTAGGACTGAGTGAGCAGGATGTGTCTGATGCAGTGGCTTGGGCGCGTCAATCGTAATAGTTTGTCCACGGGTGGTAATTGATACTAATATCATCATCTCGGCGCTGATATTTGGGAGCAGAGTATCTAGGCTTCGTTTGGCATGGCAGGACGATCTCTTCACTCCACTGGTTTCTAAAGCGACAACAACTGAGTTAATCCGAGTGCTGGCTTATCCAAAGTTGAAGCTCACGCCAACTGAGCAAGAAGATTTACTATCGGATTACATACTCTTTTGTGAAGCTGTCGCGATGCCCAGCCGCTTGCCTGTAATTCCTGAATGTCGCGATCCGTTTGATGTGCCTTTTTTACTTTTGGCTGTGGTAAGTGAGGCTGATTATCTCGTGACCGGCGATAGCGAAGCGCTGCCGCCAAAGGCGGATCGCGATTTACTCAGTCTAAAAGATAATTTTTCTTGCCCGATTATCACGGCTGAAGATTTTCTAAATGTTATTGATGGTCAGTCACCCTAATTTTTCTGGTGATGCCTTGTAAAAGTGTAATGTCGAGCCGAGATACAATACTAAACATAAACTTTCCGATCGCATCTTACAAGCCTCGTATATTTACCACCCATGCTGTCTTTGTCGAGTTAATATTCCCGAAAGCGATGCCTAGGTTGGTAAACTACGCACGGGCGGGAAATCACAGAATTTGAGGCATAAGCAATAGGCTATTAGCTCGGAAGTTGCTTTTTCAGTGCTTCCAGAGAAGCCCAACGGTTATCAACTGGAGTATCAGAACTATCAGAAATCTCAGCAGTACTACTTACAGGAATACCTGGACAATTCCTACTGCACAGTTGGCGCAGAGGTACTGCTAAACACATCTGCTCATACAGCCATTCATTGGGATAAAAATGACCATCGGGTGGTAGGGTTTCAAGCAATTCTTCCATAACTACTTCCCTTTCTAGGGGCAAGTCATTTACTTGATTTGCAGTTTCGTCTAACCAGATGATTTCTTTCGTATCAAGCCCTAAGCGGCGATTGTATTGCTGCAAGCATCGGTTGCAGGTACAAGTAATAATTGTTTCTGCCTGAGCGGATACTTCCAGGTAACTGCCATGATGCTGCACACGCACATGACCGCGAACTGGTGTTAATGTTTCCAGACCAGGCAGAAATTCCTCAACTTGAACTTCCTCTGTCCGCTCCGGGGCTTTAGTTAGCTGCGGAATATAAATTGCGTCCATAGGATTTGTGAGACATCCTCACGAAAATGAATGGTCATTATCAGCAATAATACTGATACTACATCTTTATTTTAGCTTTTAGGAACAAGAGAAATTTTGAAATTATATTGAGCTTTCAATTAACCCTTGTACAGACGCGATTAATCGCGTCTCTCTTCTTCCAAAGAAACTGGTCGCACAACCAGATGACGATGTGGCTCTTTGCCGCGACTGAAGGTTTCCAAATCTCCAAATTCCTTCAAGAAAGTATGGATTTGTCGCCTTTCAGCAGAACTGAGAGATTTGATTTCCACTTCTCTACCAGAAAAGCGCACTTCATCAGCTGCTCCTTCTGCTAATGCGCGAATTTCGGCTTCTCTTTTAACCCGATAGCCATTCAATTCAATGGTGTAAGAAGCTTGTTCCTCTGGGGGTTGGCTCAGGTTTAAAACCGAATTAGTTAGATACTGAATCGCATCTAGCACAGAACCATCAGTACCAATTAATACCTGGATTTGTTCTGTCGTCAGATTAGTTTGATCGATTGTCAACCAGTAATTATCTGGCTCTGGGGAATCGCTATCTTGAGATTGGGGAGTTTCTAAATGACCCTGAATCTCAGCAGGTACTCCAGTGAGTTCTAGCAGGGTTTTTAACCACTGCTGACCCCGCTGCATTGAAATATTGCTCATGATCCCCCTGTGGCCTTTTTCTTGGAACTTTTCGGTTCAAATGGCAATGCTTTTTGTTCTGTGACTACTGCTTCTTTCTCCTGAGTTTCTACGATTTTTTGGAGTTCTTCTGGTAGAGGTTCGCGGGAAAGAAGATAAGTTTGTGCGGTTTGGAAAATATTACCAATCACCATATACATCAGCACCCCGGCTGGTAGGGGGAAGAACAAAAACATCCCAGAAAAGATAACTGGAGTGATTTTGTTAACTGTATCTTGCTGCGGATTGCCACCACTGGAATTTTGCCCCGATAGCATTTGGCTTACATAAAGGCTGATTCCAAAGAAGACAATCATGGCGACAATATCCCAGTGAATTGTGCCATCTGGATCTTGTGCGCCAACCCTGCCTAAAGCATCAATGAATAAAAAGCCTTTTTCTGCTGCTAGTCCGGGGATTGTTCCTTGAATGCTAACTTCTCCCGGTTGCAAGGCTTCTACATTGCCCTCAGCATCAATTTTTATCCGTTCTTCGCCTTTGGTGATTTTCCAATCAGGAGTTAGCTTATTTTCTGGATGTTCTGCTAAAAGTACCTGAAAGGGTTTGCCCTCAACAGTCTGATATTGAATTTTAGTGTGTTCTCCAACGGCCAGTTTGCTACCACTGGGTAGGATTGCAGCTACTTTAACGTGTTCGCCATCAGCAACATAAATATTTTGGGGAGCAGTAGCAAAGGCTTGGGGTTGAATTTGCTCGATTTGTTCTGCGGGAAGGATTTGCAAGTTAACGCTGTAGTTTGCGCTTGCAAAAGGCGAACCCCGCAAAGTGGCAAACAGCGCTAATAAGACCGGCATTTGTACTAATAATGGAAAACAGCCTGCTAAGGGGTTGCCAAATTCTTTTTGAACATTGACCATTTCCTCTTGCTGCTTTTGCGGTTCATCCTTATAGCGCTCTTTAATTTCTGCCATCCGCTTCTGCATCAGAGGTTGTACAATTCGCATCTTCCGCATATTGCGAATTGAGCCAGCACTCAGGGGATAGAGCGCGAAGCGGACTATCAATGTCAAAGCAACGATCGCCAATCCGTAGCTCGGAAATATACCATAGAAGAAATCTATGATTGGCAACATCACGTTGTTCGAGAGAAAGCCGATACCAAAATCCATTATTCTGAATTCAACCTGAGGTACTGTAAACTGAATCTAATTTATCTAAATCATAAATTATGTGCGACTACCCTTCGCTACGGATAGCCGCACAATTAAATGGGAATTGGGCATTGGTAAATAACCAATAGTTTTTCTTCCCCTGCTCCCTGCTCCCTGCTCATCACTTGTTAGCAGTGGCGCTATATTCGGGATTTTTCGCAGCAATTCTTTCGTTAATGTAGTCATAGACTTCCCGGAATTTGGGAATTGCACGCAATTCGAGACGACTGCCGTTTTTTAGGGTTAGTACCATATCTCCCCACAAGCCAATGCCACGGGGGATTGTAACGACTTTGACAATTTCTGAGTAAATTATGTCAGTGCGATCGCGCCCTTGCCAACCTCCAATCACGGTAACTCGGCGATCGGTGATGCGGAAACGCAGCCACAATGCTCTGACAATTGCCCCAACTGTTAATGGTATCCCGACAATGGTTAGCCCAATTATCAGGTTGACAATTAAATCCCCAATATGGGGGCCACCTTCATAATAGACATCTTCACGAATTCCATCGAACACCTCAGCTTGTGCCAACAACTGCTCTAATTCTTGCAGAAATTGTGGGCTTACGCACTTAGATTCTGCTGCTGTGGGTTTGACAATGAACACTAACCGCCATCCTGGTGA
This genomic interval from Nostoc sp. KVJ3 contains the following:
- a CDS encoding type II toxin-antitoxin system VapC family toxin, whose amino-acid sequence is MSLWVLDTDHVSLLLERHPFVSRRVSEVGAEVAISIVTVQELFNGWVVRINSARKVEDVVRLYGKLSRTVALFGRVRVLDFDDFAGETFVRLRLENPTLSKQRLQKDMRIAAIALALDAVVVTRNYRDFSQVPSLKIEDWSRQDG
- a CDS encoding putative toxin-antitoxin system toxin component, PIN family, which encodes MVIDTNIIISALIFGSRVSRLRLAWQDDLFTPLVSKATTTELIRVLAYPKLKLTPTEQEDLLSDYILFCEAVAMPSRLPVIPECRDPFDVPFLLLAVVSEADYLVTGDSEALPPKADRDLLSLKDNFSCPIITAEDFLNVIDGQSP
- a CDS encoding YceD family protein translates to MDAIYIPQLTKAPERTEEVQVEEFLPGLETLTPVRGHVRVQHHGSYLEVSAQAETIITCTCNRCLQQYNRRLGLDTKEIIWLDETANQVNDLPLEREVVMEELLETLPPDGHFYPNEWLYEQMCLAVPLRQLCSRNCPGIPVSSTAEISDSSDTPVDNRWASLEALKKQLPS
- a CDS encoding UPF0182 family protein, which codes for MYWKWGFRLLIGFFGLWLLLDMGSHLGADIFWFQEVGYLQVFLMRVVTCGVLWVLVAGITATYLLLNLALAKRLKYPPSLKIESAKLGSELTSFLSPNYPGCNETPILAPQGFQPLKLRWLLPLTLVLSLLIGLMMAHYGQIALFYWHSPVNLTIPALFRPETIWQLLKQIVSQVWYLGFIAGVAIAILIYPEFFLSAIAVLFSLIFAFIISQNWPKVLQYFHPTLFNSTEPLFGEDISFYIFSLPLWELLELWLMGLCLYGFVAVTLTYLMSADSLSQGIFPGFSPQQQRHLFGMGGLLMLVVALSYWQSRYELVYSSRGVSYGASYTDVTAQLPAYTVLCVMAVAIAFYLLGRTLFWKPKSQYRPLVFYGLAVYLVMVAATDIVLPTVVQYLIVQPNELQREQPYIQRTIALTRQAFDLEAIDTRTFNPKGTLTEADIQKNDLTIRNIRLWDQRPLLETNRQLQQIRPYYRFPDADIDRYILKTDLTSPRPTASQKPLEPIEKEAGEQGAGSKGDGTERDSTSSVALASRRVRELLNRSRGLRPMFRSATRQESGVIPPRSLPPAKSLFVEPTERRQVLIAARELDYSAVPQEAQTWINRHLIYTHGFGFTVSPVNTVGAGGLPEYFVKDISGDSSALTTASKAIRDSIPIGQPRIYYGEITNSYVMTGTKVRELDYPSGSDNVYNSYDGLGGIEIGSAWRRWLFAMYLKDWQMVLTRDFLPDTKVLLRRNVKQRIQAIAPFLKFDSDPYLVAAAANQDSPSHPSYLYWIVDAYTTSDRYPYSDTGSDGINYIRNSIKVVIDAYHGTVKFYIADQNDPIIATWSAIFPQMFKPLSSMPVNLRSHTRYPVDFFKLQSERLMIYHMTDPQVFYNREDQWQIPNEIYGSEPRPVEPYYLITSLPTVTFVDAASRKEEFILLLPYTPKQRTNLIAWLAARSDGKNYGRLFLYVFPKERLVYGPEQIEARINQDPVISQQISLWNRQGSRAIQGNLLVIPIEQSLLYVEPIYLEATQNSLPTLVRVVVAYENRIVMAQTLEQALQGIFKPEVTPAPPIIRPFEEAAPRG
- a CDS encoding SH3 domain-containing protein, whose protein sequence is MLSGLTKFILGFFLAIAVLVGGGVAVALYFMNRTGIPPAKPVFSNDSPSVKAQAPKGTELGGGKPTLTSGTPIKSSSSPTPTPTPTASAKATPSAKPLPPGASRGRVSWREGLSLRSQPNQEAERVGGVSFNQKIIILQESDDKAWQKIRLEGSEQEGWVKAGNTEKVDEKQPDKPEDTQKPEQEQ
- a CDS encoding type II toxin-antitoxin system HicB family antitoxin, coding for MNRLSLHVLVEQASEGHFIASVPELPDCVAEAETRSDAIAAVQEQVRVRLANIEVLMLEVANNPWTDFIGMFEGDDEFATLAQELRTERELDINSTV
- a CDS encoding AAA family ATPase, which codes for MNFREEFKLLLRARYPLIYIPTYEEERVEAAIREEATNQGNRPVYTWDFVDGYQGNPNDVGFGRRNPLQALEFIEKLPASAPAVLILRDYHRFLDDVAIARKLRNLSRLLKSQPKNIVLLSPRIAIPDDLTEVLTVVEFPLPAAPEIKTEVERLLQSTGNSLSGKVLDDLVRSCQGLSMERIRRVLAKAIATHGELQPEDVDLVLEEKRQTIRQTQILDFYPATEQISDIGGLDNLKDWLIRRGGSFTDKARQYGLPHPRGLMLVGIQGTGKSLTAKAIAHHWHLPLLRLDVGRLFGGLVGESESRTRQMIQVAEALAPCILWIDEIDKAFAGVGSKGDAGTASRVFGTFINWLAEKSSPVFVVATANDIQALPPEMLRKGRFDEIFFVGLPTQEERKAIYDVHLSRLRPHNLKSYDIERLAYETPDFSGAEIEQTLIEAMHIGFSQNRDFATDDILEAASQIIPLARTAVEQIQQLQEWAAAGRARLASKHNPLSDRLRRNT